One stretch of Cedecea neteri DNA includes these proteins:
- a CDS encoding PLP-dependent aminotransferase family protein: protein MRDLVGDLILVRLQEETDNLLHKRLYNALRRSILDGSLPPHGRLPASRDLASELSISRNTVLTVYEQLMTEGYVSSRQGSGTFVEKTLPDRFTSAGNVGESGAPPAPEVSISRRGLHLLSQVSASPRQWGAFIPGVPDVNAFPHPLFSKIQARISRRPKPERLSYSCNGGTPELQHALVDYLRVSRGVNCQVDQILITEGIHQAIDLVTRMLCDRGDLAWIEEPSYWGIRHVLTMNDVRITPLTVDANGLCPPETVTEAPRLIFVTPSHQYPLGAVMSLERRQRLLALARQHGSWIIEDDYDSEFRFSGQPIPALQGLVAEAPVVYIGTFSKTLYPGLRLGYVVLPRPLINDLKTAHAELYRGGHSLIQQALAEFITAGHYSAHIRRMRLLYGRRRAFLTELISRHCGPQALSDFSDNAGLHLILNLPDEADDVAIAQRANARNILVRPLSRYYLTGQRKKGLLMGFASLPESEMEAAFAVLLECMPEAKKQNAPA, encoded by the coding sequence TTGCGAGATTTAGTGGGTGATTTGATTCTTGTCCGGCTGCAGGAAGAGACCGACAATCTGCTGCATAAGCGCCTTTACAATGCGCTACGCCGCTCAATTCTGGATGGTTCATTGCCGCCCCATGGCCGCCTGCCCGCCTCCCGCGATCTGGCCAGCGAACTCAGTATTTCTCGTAACACTGTATTAACAGTTTACGAGCAGCTTATGACTGAGGGGTACGTTTCCTCCCGCCAGGGCAGCGGAACATTTGTTGAAAAAACGCTGCCGGATCGCTTCACCTCCGCAGGGAACGTTGGCGAAAGCGGCGCGCCCCCTGCCCCGGAGGTTTCAATTTCCCGCCGCGGCCTGCATCTTTTGTCCCAGGTCAGCGCCAGCCCGCGCCAGTGGGGAGCGTTTATTCCGGGCGTCCCGGACGTTAACGCTTTCCCTCATCCGCTATTCAGCAAGATTCAGGCGCGCATCAGCCGCCGTCCTAAACCCGAACGCCTGAGCTATAGCTGCAACGGCGGTACGCCTGAGCTGCAGCATGCCCTTGTCGACTACCTGCGGGTTTCACGCGGCGTAAACTGCCAGGTCGACCAAATTCTTATCACCGAAGGGATCCACCAGGCTATCGATCTGGTCACCCGGATGCTGTGCGACAGGGGCGATCTGGCGTGGATCGAAGAGCCTTCTTACTGGGGAATTCGTCACGTGCTGACGATGAATGACGTGCGGATCACACCGCTCACCGTCGACGCGAACGGCCTTTGCCCGCCGGAGACGGTAACAGAAGCGCCGCGCTTAATCTTCGTCACGCCGTCTCATCAGTACCCGCTGGGCGCGGTGATGAGTCTGGAGCGTCGTCAGCGCCTGCTGGCCCTTGCCCGCCAGCACGGAAGCTGGATTATTGAAGATGATTACGACAGCGAGTTTCGCTTCTCAGGCCAGCCGATCCCCGCTCTGCAGGGGCTGGTCGCCGAGGCGCCGGTGGTTTACATCGGTACCTTCAGCAAAACGCTTTATCCAGGGCTCAGGCTCGGCTACGTGGTGCTGCCGCGCCCGCTGATAAATGACCTGAAAACAGCGCATGCGGAGCTGTATCGCGGCGGCCACTCGCTTATCCAGCAGGCGCTGGCGGAATTTATTACTGCCGGGCACTATTCGGCCCATATTCGCCGTATGCGCCTGCTGTACGGCCGTCGCCGCGCCTTCCTGACCGAGCTTATCTCCCGCCACTGCGGGCCTCAGGCGCTGTCCGATTTCAGCGACAACGCCGGGCTGCATCTGATTTTGAACCTGCCGGATGAGGCCGATGATGTGGCGATTGCGCAACGTGCCAACGCCCGCAATATTCTGGTGCGGCCGCTGTCGCGTTACTACCTGACCGGGCAGCGCAAGAAGGGGTTATTGATGGGGTTTGCCAGCCTGCCGGAGAGCGAAATGGAGGCGGCGTTTGCCGTGCTGCTGGAATGTATGCCGGAAGCTAAAAAGCAAAACGCCCCAGCATAA